DNA sequence from the Halorussus sp. MSC15.2 genome:
CGGGCGACCTGTCGGTGACCAATTAACCGGACACCCCCATTTTTTTGTTCTGCACTGCTGCTCGTAGCGTAGGTCTTTAGCGACTTCCAGCGTAGACTGCTCTGCGCCGTCGGGAGTTCGCCGAGGACAGGGACGACGTCCTGAGCGTCTCGAATTCGTCGCCAAAACGTCGTGGACGGGAAGCCGAGAAGGGGCCGGAGGGGCGGCGTCAGACCTACTCGTCGTCTTCGGTGCCGACCTCCACCAGACCGTCACCGACCGAGGTGATTCTGGTTACGTCGGTGCGGAACGACTCGTCGGCCGTGAGCCGCTCGTCGTACTCGACACTACTCCCTTCCCCGACGGTCTCGTCGGCCTGTTCGTCGCTACCGTCCATATCGACCCTGACGACGTCATCGCCTTCGGCGTCCATTTGGCTCTCGTTCAGGTCGATGTGGAACGACTCGTCGGCCGTGAGCCGCTCGTCGTACTCGGTGCTGTTGTTGGTCGCGGTAGTCGGTTCTGTCGGCTGTACGACCTCGGAACTGTCGGAACTCACGTCGTCGGTGGCGACGATGCCGCCGGTGACGACCGTCAACATCGTCACGACCGCGACGGTGAGCGTCATCATTTTCGATTTCATGGGTATCACTATTGGTGAGTGACTCGGGCGACAGCAACCCGGCGGACGCGGCTTGCCGGTCGCCGCTCGTCCGAGCCACTCCGTTTCAGGATTGTACGAAAACCCACTTAGATTCCCGTTGGAAACGAATTAGAAACAAGGAGAGAAAAGTTCCGAAACTGCGCGCAGTCGCGTTACGACGACCGTACGTTACAACAGCACGACCCTGTTTCCCATGCCGTGTCGTTTCCGCTCCGCGAGGTTCTTGCTTTCGAGATTGTCCAGTACTCTGCTGACCGTCGCCTTCGACAGGTCGGTTCGCTCGACGATTTCGTTCTGCGCGAGAACGCCGTCTGCTTCGAGGACGGTTTCGTAGACGACCTGCTCGTTGTCGACTAGTTCGTCGGCCACCTCCTGCCACTCCCGGCGGCGGGTTTCGAGCAGTTCGTCGCTCGATTCGACGCCCTCGTCGCGGTCGCCGACGGACTCCGAGTCGGTCCGCTCGGAGTCGGAGTTCGATTGGCCGTCCACCAGCAGGTACGTTCCGCTCGACCCCAAGAGACACGACGCCACTGCAACCGTCCCGACGGCGCGATAGCTGAAATAGCCGCCCAACTCTGCGACCTTCGTTCCGTTTTCGCCGACCGAGACCATCACTGGTGACGGGGTAATCAACTGCAGCGCGAGGACGAGACTCGAGGCGACGAAGACGACTGCCGCAAACAACTGCTTGTCGCGGAGGGCACGCACGTCCATATTTCACTGTTCTAAGGGTCCTCCTAATTACCGTCGATTCACCTCGGCCAAAAACCGACAGAAAGGGCTTGAAACGCCTATGAAACGCGTTTCGAACGCGTTTCACCACAGTACTGATGTGGCCTTTCGTACAACGTTACACGTGATGAAAGACGCCGTTCGTTTCCGAGTTCTCGCCCTCGTCGGACTCGCCGCGCTCGGAGTCGGGTTGGCTCTCGTCGGAACCGCCATCGGAGTCGGCGGACCGCT
Encoded proteins:
- a CDS encoding MarR family transcriptional regulator; protein product: MDVRALRDKQLFAAVVFVASSLVLALQLITPSPVMVSVGENGTKVAELGGYFSYRAVGTVAVASCLLGSSGTYLLVDGQSNSDSERTDSESVGDRDEGVESSDELLETRRREWQEVADELVDNEQVVYETVLEADGVLAQNEIVERTDLSKATVSRVLDNLESKNLAERKRHGMGNRVVLL